One segment of Purpureocillium takamizusanense chromosome 7, complete sequence DNA contains the following:
- a CDS encoding uncharacterized protein (EggNog:ENOG503P3K0~COG:I~TransMembrane:2 (i149-170o176-195i)) has product MEHGGVRELDLSNCAPSLMADRVGVAPGLRCSAAFFTFLRANLVLTPSAVSSPGSTPYLEPYSPQLPSYHQLVNHNQPFQYQKSRISSPNAPTPSPLAKQQLSVRHYHPDDDVPPLALDTLATPDDKAEGLRLVADSVAQMRPRAARVLARHPLLLVALAAAWALVYGFVHASRGGSAGMAFPIACVAIAVYLLTIRFCTARYDRLANSIDVSWLQHPLSSGHEDVVLGARRGGKLVGTLVLRIEPRLGTTAGGGGSNTSSNGSYAYQYYHRRKNRSRSATFRGGRGVIRAWTTLQDRRGEGIGRELLNAAVRRTRGVCGRDAQVGFAQEHANSVMFLPELFTATFKHDERRAAEALQAVVDSWDTSRRKKR; this is encoded by the exons ATGGAGCATGGTGGTGTCCGCGAGCTGGACCTGAGCAACTGCGCACCCAGCCTCATGGCCGACAGGGTCGGGGTCGCGCCAGGCCTACGATGCAGCGCTG CTTTCTTCACCTTTCTAAGAGCCAACCTCGTTctcacgccctcggcggtcTCATCCCCGGGCAGCACCCCCTATCTGGAACCCTACTCGCCCCAGCTCCCGTCATATCACCAACTTGTCAATCACAACCAGCCGTTTCAGTATCAAAAGTCCCGGATTTCTTCGCCTAACGCACCAACTCCTTCTCCGCTTGCCAAGCAACAACTTTCTGTCCGGCATTACCAtcccgacgatgacgtccCCCCTCTCGCGCTCGACACCTTGGCCACGCCTGATGACAAggccgagggcctgcgcCTTGTCGCCGACTCCGTCGCCCAGATGAGGCCCCGTGCCGCCCGCGTTCTAGCCCGTCATCCTCTCCTACTCGTCGCTTTGGCTGCTGCGTGGGCCCTCGTCTACGGCTTCGTTCACGCGTCTCGTGGTGGTAGCGCTGGAATGGCCTTCCCGATCGCCTGCGTCGCCATTGCGGTGTACCTGCTTACGATACGCTTTTGCACTGCTCGATACGACAGGCTCGCCAACAGCATCGACGTCTCGTGGCTCCAGCACCCTTTGAGCAGTGGGCATGAGGACGTCGTACTGGGTGCACGCCGTGGCGGCAAACTAGTTGGCACGCTCGTCCTGCGTATCGAGCCTCGTCTTGGTACAaccgccggtggcggcggcagcaataCTTCCTCCAACGGGTCTTATGCGTATCAATACTATCATCGCCGCAAGAACCGCAGCCGCAGTGCCACTTTTCGTGGTGGCCGGGGTGTCATCCGCGCCTGGACTACGTTGCAGGATCGCCGTGGCGAAGGCATTGGCCGCGAGCTCCTGAACGCGGCGGTGCGTCGCACGCGGGGCGTATGCGGACGTGATGCGCAGGTCGGCTTCGCCCAGGAGCATGCTAATAGTGTGATGTTCTTGCCAGAGCTCTTCACGGCGACATTTAAGCACGATGAGCGCCGGGCTGCGGAGGCGTTACAGGCCGTAGTCGACTCGTGGGATACGTCCAGGCGCAAGAAGAGGTGA
- a CDS encoding uncharacterized protein (COG:S~EggNog:ENOG503NVX4), translated as MGLDSHRVADNGDGRSARSRRYRAESHDWDTQPDPIRDSPPHHRAGKVHSSRRRTSMRRAGSSSRSLDVPESVTMPPPPPPARSSTDVYRRPRNWMAYDDGRESVTSRRRSRRDASPTYDRRDYGSADHSAYSSPSGLAYGDADRNHIEVVEDAEEEVATRRGGRQSSRDDYMSSSAGTRYRRRGRRRSHTEEIVVLRPDHLRDDDDASPARESSRTADFSGSSRHGRRQMQNVIEDSRPPVSSQRSLVKRRHRSAEVIQHDDRPRRSSTVRSSRSRAGSFSGGPSGILGSIFGTPSSRRASPERHAKEPRAAPRVDCVICMGDISLSKAAKLRCGHAMCRSCLERIFKLSITDPQHMPPKCCSQEHIPLKHVERLFDSKFKKTWNRKFAEYSTKNRLYCPSRKCGEWIKPANIRREHGRKVARCSRCKTKVCGICNGKWHGSDECPRDEETAQLLAQAKEEGWKRCYRCRAVVELKEGCNHMTCRCGAEFCMICGVKWKGCDCPWFNDGGYTGDFLEHMNVPIPQIRGDLRDIFNSEGPPAPAELRDSHPVTMPVRMRPRPRSYQEEMLVRQLQERRDAEVARNLQYSDDIYDEHDMMGGVGDVLGIGNAAGHYMNDNYRRGGRFTAPLQGPPRVTGLDSGVDYVAGFGRARGHRGDSMERRLADRMSETRSGIGMRGPVMAPLSPPMSPPMRGPPPMVAAAPPIPVEMMARTVVQGRGGLRHHSLEEELYNRSPHTPRSERVVGGRMSRNYQDEAEIHAPRGTRQRLRVEERPRPSDMAGLRSYGGQGMGRVSQWRTFVEPGVPDGESVVGHA; from the exons ATGGGGCTGGATTCCCATCGAGTCGCCGACAATGGCGACGGACGCTCTGCGCGCTCAAGACGCTATCGCGCCGAGTCGCACGATTGGGACACGCAGCCCGACCCAATTCGTGATTCGCCGCCTCACCATCGGGCCGGCAAAGTACATAGCTCCCGGCGCAGGACctcgatgcgccgcgccggaaGCAGCTCCAGGAGCCTGGATGTGCCAGAGTCTGTgaccatgccgccgccgccgccgccggccaggtcctcgaccGACGTCTATAGACGACCGAGGAATTGGATGGCCTACGACGACGGAAGAGAGTCGGTcaccagccggcggcgctccaGGAGAGATGCCTCTCCAACATATGATCGCCGGGACTATGGCTCCGCTGATCATTCTGCGTACTCGTCGCCAAGCGGCCTGGCGTATGGCGATGCCGATAGGAACCACATCGAGGTCgttgaagacgccgaggaggaggtcgcCACGCGACGTGGCGGCAGGCAGTCCAGCCGTGATGACTACATGAGCTCATCAGCGGGGACGAGGTATCGACGCcgtggtcggcgacggagccaTACCGAAGAGATAGTAGTATTACGACCAGACCACCtgcgcgacgatgacgacgcttcgcccgcccgcgaaTCGTCCCGCACGGCGGACTTTAGCGGCTCTTCCCGGCATGGTCGGAGGCAGATGCAAAATGTCATTGAAGATTCAAGACCGCCAGTATCTTCTCAAAG ATCTCTTGTAAAACGAAGACACCGATCGGCCGAGGTGATTCAACACGACGATCGTCCTCGGAGATCTAGCACAGTTCGGTCCAGCcggagcagggcagggtcTTTCTCAGGCGGTCCCTCCGGTATACTCGGTAGCATTTTCGGGACACCGTCGTCCCGACGTGCCTCGCCAGAGAGGCACGCCAAAGAGCCTAGAGCCGCACCACG GGTCGACTGTGTGATTTGCATGGGTGACATTTCACTCTCCAAGGCAGCCAAGCTAAGATGCGGACATGCCATGTGCCGGTCGTGTTTGGAGCGCATCTTCAAGCTATCCATTACAGACCCACAACACATGCCCCCCAAGTGTTGCTCCCAAGAGCATATCCCGCTCAAGCACGTGGAGCGCCTATTCGATAGCAAGTTTAAGAAGACGTGGAATCGCAAGTTCGCAGAATACTCGACCAAAAATCGCCTCTACTGCCCGTCGCGGAAATGCGGCGAGTGGATCAAGCCAGCCAACATTCGCAGAGAACATGGCCGAAAGGTCGCCCGCTGCAGCCGTTGCAAGACCAAGGTGTGCGGCATCTGCAACGGCAAATGGCATGGTTCAGACGAATGCCCTAGGGACGAGGAAACGGCCCAGCTTCTGGCGCAAGCGAAAGAGGAGGGCTGGAAGCGATGCTATCGCTGCCGAGCCGTGGTCGAGTTGAAAGAAGGATGTAATCATATGACGTG TCGGTGCGGCGCGGAATTTTGTATGATATGCGGCGTCAAGTGGAAGGGGTGCGACTGCCCGTGGTTCAACGATGGCGGCTACACGGGCGATTTTCTAGAGCATATGAATGTGCCGATACCGCAGATCAGGGGCGACCTACGAGACATTTTCAACAGTGAAGGCCCGCCAGCTCCGGCAGAGCTGCGAGACAGCCACCCAGTGACGATGCCGGTCCGgatgcggccgcggccgcgcagctACCAGGAAGAGATGCTTGTGCGACAACTACAGGAACGGCGAGATGCCGAGGTGGCGCGAAATTTACAATATTCTGACGACATTTACGATGAACATgacatgatgggcggcgtcggcgacgtgctTGGCATTGGGAACGCAGCAGGGCATTACATGAACGACAACTACAGACGCGGTGGCCGCTTCACGGCGCCTCTGCAGGGGCCACCTCGCGTGACGGGTCTGGACAGTGGCGTGGACTACGTGGCCGGAtttgggcgggcgaggggccACCGAGGGGACTCGATGGAGCGCCGACTGGCGGACAGGATGTCGGAGACGAGATCCGGGATTGGGATGCGAGGGCCGGTGATGGcaccgctgtcgccgccgatgtcACCACCGATGCGTGGGCCTCCTCcaatggtggcggcggcgcctcccaTACCGGTGGAGATGATGGCGCGGACAGTGGTGCAGGGACGCGGAGGGCTCAGGCATCACAGTTTGGAGGAGGAATTGTACAACAGGTCGCCGCACACGCCGCGGTCAGAgcgggtggtgggcgggcgcatgTCGCGAAACTACCAAGACGAAGCAGAGATTCACGCCCCCAGGGGTACGAGGCAGCGCTtgcgcgtcgaggagcggccacggccgtcggATATGGCGGGCCTCAGGAGCTACGGCGGGCAGGGTATGGGACGGGTATCGCAGTGGAGGACGTTTGTGGAACCAGGCGTTCCGGACGGGGAGTCGGTTGTTGGGCATGCCTGA
- a CDS encoding uncharacterized protein (TransMembrane:1 (i129-148o)~COG:S~EggNog:ENOG503P130~BUSCO:EOG092653VU) yields the protein MRLFLLPVSTRRTFMYAQRLHVTTSPSDRSYVDRGAAWAAKKWAEWEKKESGWQRKVVDYGNHAFRRIPYEEWGLKSVPPLSARRRDDELHGKEKVELVFPASAIAVAKAEQLALRLAKERQGLHKKKMLWCFVGMPITIPFALVPIIPNLPFFYLVYRAWSHWKAISGGKHVQWLVENKLLQPSPSKILDKLYSSKDAATETSSREELLLTQKQVRAFSEALDIPALEIELERAIWQVEKALSDKDKSKGNTSATEISNSEESQDKRQPTGQDKEKKS from the exons AtgcgcctcttcctcctgcccgtctcgacgcggcgcacCTTCATGTacgcgcagcgcctgcacgTCACCACGTCCCCCTCGGATCGCAGCTACGTCGATCGCGGTGCTGCCTGGGCGGCCAAGAAATGGGCCGAGTGGGAAAAGAAGGAGTCGGGTTGGCAGAGAAAGGTCGTCGACTACGGCAACCACGCCTTCCGGCGCATCCCTTACGAGGAATGGGGTCTCAAGTCGGTGCCTCCTCtgtcggcccgccgccgtgacgacgagctgcacggcAAGGAAAAGGTCGAGCTAGTCTTCCCCGCgagcgccatcgccgtcgcaaAGGCCGAGCAGCTGGCCCTGCGGCTGGCGAAGGAGAGGCAGGGCCTacacaagaagaagatgtTGTGGTGCTTTGTGGGGATGCCCATTACCATACCTTTTGCGCTGGTGCCTAT AATTCCCAACCTGCCCTTCTTCTACCTCGTGTACCGCGCGTGGTCCCACTGGAAAGCCATATCGGGCGGCAAGCACGTCCAGTGGCTCGTTGAGAACAAGCTGCTGCAACCCTCGCCCTCCAAgatcctcgacaagctctACAGTAGCAAGGACGCCGCGACTGAGACGTCCAgccgcgaggagctgctccttACTCAGAAGCAAGTTCGTGCCTTCTCTGAGGCACTTGACATCCCTGCTCTCGAGATTGAGCTTGAGCGGGCGATATGGCAGGTGGAAAAGGCCCTGTCAGACAAGGACAAAAGCAAAGGGAACACATCGGCCACCGAAATTTCCAATTCGGAAGAGTCCCAGGACAAACGACAACCGACGGGACAGGATAAGGAGAAGAAATCATGA
- the GZF3 gene encoding GATA zinc finger protein 3 (COG:K~EggNog:ENOG503P04T) produces the protein MEDGLQMLPPQTADPISRPSSTSTSASATLPHLPGIAALAASNAANSTTPDSPQLRATSAPQALMNAGISHAATSGGGGGMPVCQNCTTSTTPLWRRDEFGAVLCNACGLFLKLHGRPRPISLKTDVIKSRNRVKTIRPDLASKKKQQQQQQQQNAATAAQAIQRSAQKNANGTIEGSDSPVSRTGTPSMYNQGLPSFMVDDPYQTGFNGSTGADGGSPMNGDRSLDTPQTHEQLIAHNSSLKTRVSELEVINELFRGRLSQLEQQEAAARRGQEVAGAEQTQLRTQLEAVQESEAQLRAQLEDSHRRENNLKRRLDELELELKEAQDAVATQSDRPAKRPRLEEPDQELEDVPISEELVPATVGEDESAPTAELEAAAPGLVVALKQEVTPEAEVSQEPEIEHETDAVTETPAEL, from the exons ATGGAAGACGGCCTTCAGATGCTGCCACCGCAAACGGCGGATCCTATCTCGCGACCGAGCTCGACCTccacgtccgcctcggcaaCACTTCCACATTTGCctggcatcgccgccctggccgccagcaATGCTGCCAACAGCACAACACCCGATTCGCCGCAGCTCAG GGCAACGTCGGCACCACAGGCACTAATGAATGCAGGCATATCGCACGCCGCAAcgagtggaggaggaggaggcatg CCCGTCTGCCAAAACTGTACAACATCAACGACGCcactttggcggcgcgaTGAGTTTGGTGCCGTTCTGTGCAATGCATGCGGTCTCTTCCTCAAGTTGCATgggcgccctcgtcccaTCTCGCTAAAGACGGACGTTATCAAAAGTCGCAATCGCGTCAAGACGATTCGCCCAGACTTGGCATCGAAGAAGAAG cagcagcagcaacagcaacaacag AATGCCGCGACTGCCGCACAAGCGATACAACGATCGGCGCAGAAGAATGCGAACGGCACAATCGAAGGCTCCGACTCGCCCGTGTCGCGAACCGGCACACCGTCGATGTACAACCAGGGGCTGCCATCTTTCATGGTCGACGATCCGTACCAGACGGGCTTCAACGGCTCCACtggcgccgatggcggctCTCCTATGAACGGAGACCGGAGCCTCGACACGCCACAGACTCACGAGCAACTGATAGCCCATAACTCTAGCCTTAAGACGAGAGTTAGCGAGCTTGAGGTTATCAACGAACTCTTTCGTGGCCGTCTGAGCCAACTCGAGCAACAAGAGGCAGCGGCACGACGTGGCCAGGAAGTCGCCGGAGCAGAGCAGACGCAGCTGCGCACCCAGCTGGAGGCTGTGCAAGAGAGCGAGGCTCAGCTGCGCGCACAACTCGAGGACAGTCACCGTCGGGAGAACAATCTCAAGCGGCGCCTCGATGAactggagctggagctgaaGGAGGCGCAAGACGCTGTCGCGACACAATCAGACCGACCCGCCAAGAGGCCTCGCCTTGAGGAGCCAGACCAGGAGCTCGAAGACGTCCCCATATCTGAAGAACTCGTGCCGGCCACTGTGGGCGAAGATGAATCTGCACCAACGGCTGAGCttgaggctgctgctcctgggcTGGTAGTTGCCTTGAAGCAGGAAGTGACCCCCGAGGCGGAGGTCTCGCAGGAACCGGAAATCGAGCACGAGACAGACGCTGTTACGGAGACGCCGGCTGAGCTGTGA
- a CDS encoding uncharacterized protein (EggNog:ENOG503PMXN), translating into MLHAMGCIEDKMPMPCNAPALDIIVASIHIRAMSLNSRRKGAAAYRPIVPSPLNPRSQEGAAQALRTRRVTRALRRNVGMSPAQRLLRYKAAEAWRSEATRRELAKWEKRAAEATARQQIKSASLRPEWKTRRKIHCEPENRNDDDKENRGEDGSENAEGEGFDGRQQYLFQMPDLGFFTPRRVVLAVGRLRMLPSLRMHNFVRYGDTAKT; encoded by the exons ATGCTCCACGCAATGGGCTGCATCGAAGACAagatgccgatgccgtgcAACGCGCCGGCTTTAGACATCATCGTCGCTTCAATCCACATCCGCGCAATGTCGTTGAACTCCCGTCGCAAGGGCGCTGCGGCGTACAGACCCATCGTGCCGTCGCCACTGAACCCCAGAAGTCAGGAGGGAGCAGCGCAGGCGCTGCGAACACGGAGAGTCACCAGGGCGCTGAGGAGGAACGTGGGTATGAGCCCGGCCCAGAGGCTGCTGCGGtacaaggcggccgaggcctggAGATCAGAAGCAACGCGGCGCGAATTGGCCAAGTGGGAGAAGagggccgccgaggcgacggcgcggcaa CAGATAAAGTCTGCCTCGCTGAGGCCGGAGTGGAAGACGAGGCGGAAGATACACTGTGAGCCCGAGAATagaaacgacgacgacaaagagaatcgcggcgaggacgggagTGAGAACGCGGAAGGAGAGGGGTTTGATGGGCGACAGCAGTACCTGTTCCAGATGCCGGATTTGGGCTTCTtcacgccgcggcgggtgGTACTGGCCGTGGGCAGGCTGCGcatgctgccgtcgctgcggATGCACAACTTTGTACGGTACGGTGACACGGCCAAGACGTGA
- a CDS encoding uncharacterized protein (EggNog:ENOG503P57T~COG:B) translates to MAPTVAGRGGPGQARRAPPYPASSSGGKARPGTASRVHPAVGGKTVTGAKRHRKILRDSIKGVTKPAIRRLARRGGVKRISAGIYPEIRLALKTRLETILNICDTVVEYRQAKTITVNDVIFALRKIGRPIYGFDPDTYDARKNVRHEPPRGS, encoded by the exons ATGGCGCCTACGGTTGCcggtcgtggcggccctGGGCAGGCTCGTCGTGCGCCTCCATATCCTGCTTCTTCGTCAGGCGGCAAGGCCCGTCCGGGGACCGCCAGCAGGGTGCATCCTGCGGtgggcggcaagacggtAACAGGCGCGAAGCGACATCG tAAAATCCTTCGTGATTCCATTAAAGGTGTCA CGAAACCCGCAATCAG ACGactcgctcgacgaggcggcgtcaAGAGAATCTCTGCGGGCATCTATCCCGAGATACGCCTCGCACTCAAAACCCGTCTTGAAACG ATTCTGAATATCTGTGACACGGTGGTTGAGTATCGCCAGGCAAAGACAATCACAGTGAATGAC GTCATTTTCGCTTTGAGAAAGATTGGTCGACCCATCTACGGCTTTGACCCCGACACATACGACGCGAGGAAGAATGTGCGGCACGAaccgcctcgaggctctTGA
- the SVF1 gene encoding Putative cell survival pathways protein (COG:S~EggNog:ENOG503NVS8): protein MFNWAKQQLANVAGTQEPIYGPSAIKSVAEEAQTKPYTEITRDDLKWQAMESTCVETESFYLFADSGHIALAQVIYSNVAGIRTTCQFNSKVFSKDPSKPHLWCSTPLNNVEFSEDKTSFYADDCAVELSEDGNSYTIKSMNDERSIVNVKITKAAPGFKAGETGTTKFGTDLENPWGVMRHAFWPRCTVEGTITTPDGPIDFKGRALYSYAIQGMKPHHAAARWNFADFQGPNYSAILMEFTTPPSYGTTKVIVGGIVKDGEIVAAGCDMEALHTTVNNDAENEWPEPSHVKFVWSNKDKGGKPVEAVIEGSLGDRVDRVDVMAEVPGFVKKIVAGAAGTKPYIYQYSPKVTLKLKIGDEEISEEGQMFTEATFISEA, encoded by the exons ATGTTCAACTGGGCAAAGCAACA GCTGGCCAACGTCGCCGGCACCCAAGAGCCCATTTATGGCCCCTCCGCAATCAAATCAGTCGCAGAGGAGGCTCAGACGAAGCCATACACCGAGATTACCCGTGATGACTTGAAGTGGCAGGCGATGGAGTCCACTTGCGTCGAGACGGAAAGCTTCTATCTCTTCGCGGACAGCGGCCACATTGCCCTCGCACAAGTCATCTACAGCAACGTTGC TGGCATCCGTACAACGTGCCAGTTCAACTCCAAGGTCTTCTCCAAGGACCCCTCCAAGCCGCACCTGTGGTGCTCCACGCCCCTGAACAACGTCGAGTTCAGCGAAGACAAGACATCGTTTTACGCTGACGACTGTGCCGTCGAGCTGTCCGAGGACGGAAACTCATACACCATCAAGAGCATGAACGATGAGAGGtccatcgtcaacgtcaaGATCACAAAGGCCGCGCCGGGTTTCAAGGCCGGCGAAACGGGCACAACAAAGTTCGGCACCGATCTGGAGAACCCGTGGGGCGTTATGAGACATGCATTTTGGCCGCGATGCACCGTCGAaggcaccatcaccacccccGATGGCCCCATCGACTTCAAGGGCCGCGCGCTGTATTCGTACGCCATCCAAGGCATGAAGCCCCACCACGCTGCCGCACGTTGGAATTTCGCCGACTTCCAGGGTCCCAACTACTCAGCCATCCTCATGGAGTTTACCACTCCCCCTTCGTACGGTACCACCAAAGTCATTGTGGGCGGTAtcgtcaaggacggcgagattgttgccgccggctgcgACATGGAGGCGCTTCACACCACCGTCAACAATGATGCCGAGAATGAGTGGCCCGAGCCTAGCCATGTCAAATTTGTTTGGTccaacaaggacaagggTGGCAAGCCCGTGGAGGCGGTCATCGAGGGGTCGCTTGGTGACAGAGTCGATAGAGTTGACGTCATGGCTGAGGTTCCGGGTTTTGTCAAGAAGATTGtagctggcgccgccggaaCGAAGCCCTACATCTACCAG TACTCACCCAAAGTTACCCTCAAACTGAAGATTGGCGACGAAGAAATCAGCGAAGAAGGCCAGATGTTCACCGAGGCTACATTCATCTCAGAGGCGTAA